One Manihot esculenta cultivar AM560-2 chromosome 6, M.esculenta_v8, whole genome shotgun sequence DNA segment encodes these proteins:
- the LOC110617882 gene encoding uncharacterized protein LOC110617882, translating into MPLPWKRAKVSRISRIVADLQPPKPNSMVVQTGFPTSLVDLFVKNRDRLKTPIKKKKKQHQHNQPREVEEFVVSDTTSLANAIEWPVEPVNIDKKCESPEKLEAKVKNVDRCEVLGGEYRNLDCNQGIKECGVVDYGNLESNRKEKRLLCSILKMFVVVVLALSTTRLAVGITMSASLLIFLEYEGRRLLCLLKTCMLALLSVFPRVVSLFRFKKDLWVSEKGTINVGEDDYASDSCDSTGSLESNIPLKDIQPMEPRIDMVGRVETNERVEYQTTNDLLYYDKRWDRVDGAAKAESDEGGQMICGKEHSQSCKLRRKFIKKLVPKKLRSVKRERKGNEREAEFRMRSDMSSCCWVEDKLWRSANTKEQSMLHQQNSGCKGKQTLMELLEEEKEEEQERFGTGRIEQFERRRSIPTQALQTKTEMIAVQERVDIVRGGNSGYLILFLVVLAGLIGGRMLALVATVASCSMLKLLGRRSRCEK; encoded by the coding sequence ATGCCTTTGCCATGGAAGAGGGCCAAAGTCTCGAGGATTTCCCGTATTGTTGCGGATCTTCAGCCACCCAAGCCCAATTCCATGGTTGTGCAAACCGGCTTCCCTACTTCACTTGTTGATCTTTTCGTCAAGAATCGTGACCGATTAAAGACACCCattaagaagaagaaaaagcagCACCAGCATAATCAGCCCCGCGAGGTTGAGGAGTTTGTCGTTTCCGATACCACATCCTTGGCGAACGCTATAGAATGGCCGGTGGAGCCTGTTAATATCGATAAAAAGTGTGAAAGTCCGGAGAAGTTGGAGGCTAAGGTTAAAAATGTCGATAGATGTGAAGTTTTGGGGGGTGAATATCGAAATCTTGATTGTAATCAAGGTATTAAGGAATGTGGGGTTGTTGATTATGGCAATCTTGAGTCGAATAGAAAAGAGAAACGCTTGTTATGTTCAATTTTAAAGATGTTTGTGGTCGTGGTCTTGGCTTTGAGCACCACAAGACTTGCTGTTGGGATAACAATGTCtgcttctcttctcatctttctTGAATATGAAGGGAGACGTCTCTTGTGTTTACTGAAAACATGCATGTTAGCTTTGCTAAGTGTATTTCCAAGGGTTGTTTCTTTATTTCGATTCAAGAAGGATTTGTGGGTTTCCGAGAAAGGAACGATCAATGTAGGGGAAGATGATTATGCGTCTGATTCTTGTGATTCGACTGGGAGCCTTGAATCCAACATTCCCCTCAAGGACATTCAACCAATGGAACCAAGAATTGATATGGTTGGACGAGTTGAAACAAATGAGAGAGTAGAATATCAAACAACTAATGATTTATTGTATTACgacaagagatgggatagagtgGATGGAGCTGCGAAGGCAGAGAGTGATGAAGGTGGACAAATGATTTGTGGAAAAGAGCATAGCCAGAGTTGTAAACTCAGAAGAAAATTCATCAAGAAACTGGTGCCAAAGAAATTGCGTTctgtaaagagagagagaaagggaaACGAGAGAGAAGCAGAATTCAGGATGAGGAGTGATATGTCTAGTTGCTGCTGGGTAGAGGATAAGTTATGGAGGAGTGCAAACACAAAAGAGCAATCTATGCTTCACCAACAAAATTCAGGTTGCAAAGGGAAACAAACGCTAATGGAATTGttggaagaagaaaaggaagaagaacaagaaagatttGGAACTGGAAGAATTGAACAATTTGAACGCAGACGTTCTATTCCAACTCAGGCGTTGCAGACTAAGACAGAAATGATTGCAGTCCAGGAAAGGGTAGATATTGTAAGAGGAGGCAATTCAGGTTACTTGATCCTCTTTCTTGTTGTTCTTGCTGGACTCATTGGGGGTCGAATGCTAGCTCTTGTGGCTACAGTTGCATCCTGCTCCATGCTAAAATTGCTTGGGAGACGTAGCAGATGCGAAAAATGA
- the LOC110617528 gene encoding tubulin beta chain yields MREILHIQGGQCGNQIGAKFWEVICDEHGIDNTGKYSGDSELQLERINVYYNEASGGRYVPRAVLMDLEPGTMDSLRSGPFGQIFRPDNFVFGQSGAGNNWAKGHYTEGAELIDSVLDVVRKEAEYCDCLQGFQVCHSLGGGTGSGMGTLLISKIREEYPDRMMMTFSVFPSPKVSDTVVEPYNATLSVHQLVENADESMVLDNEALYDICFRTLKLATPTFGDLNHLISATMSGVTCCLRFPGQLNSDLRKLAVNLIPFPRLHFFMVGFAPLTSRGSQQYRALTVPELTQQMWDAKNMMCAADPRHGRYLTASAMFRGKMSTKEVDEQMINVQNKNSSYFVEWIPNNVKSSVCDIPPKGLKMASTFVGNSTSIQEMFRRVSEQFTAMFRRKAFLHWYTGEGMDEMEFTEAESNMNDLVAEYQQYQDATADDDEYEEEEEEIAG; encoded by the exons ATGAGAGAAATTCTTCACATCCAAGGTGGTCAATGCGGTAACCAGATCGGAGCTAAGTTTTGGGAGGTGATTTGCGACGAGCATGGGATTGATAACACCGGAAAGTATAGCGGTGACTCTGAACTCCAGCTTGAGCGTATCAATGTCTATTATAATGAGGCCAGTGGAGGCAGATACGTCCCTCGTGCTGTCCTTATGGATCTGGAGCCTGGTACTATGGATTCTCTTAGATCTGGTCCTTTTGGGCAGATATTCAGACCTGATAACTTCGTTTTTGGCCAGTCTGGAGCAGGGAATAACTGGGCTAAAGGTCATTACACTGAAGGAGCTGAATTGATCGATTCTGTGCTTGATGTTGTCAGGAAAGAAGCTGAGTATTGTGATTGCTTACAGG GATTCCAAGTTTGTCATTCATTGGGTGGAGGCACTGGTTCTGGCATGGGAACTCTTCTTATTTCCAAGATCAGGGAGGAGTATCCTGATAGGATGATGATGACATTTTCTGTCTTTCCTTCTCCTAAGGTATCTGATACAGTTGTTGAGCCATACAATGCCACTCTTTCTGTTCATCAGCTTGTGGAAAACGCTGATGAATCTATGGTATTGGACAATGAGGCTCTGTATGACATCTGCTTCCGTACTCTTAAGCTTGCTACTCCAACTT TTGGTGATCTTAACCACCTCATATCTGCTACAATGAGCGGCGTTACCTGCTGCCTTCGTTTCCCTGGACAGCTTAACTCCGATCTCCGGAAGCTTGCTGTTAATCTTATCCCATTTCCTCGCCTCCATTTCTTCATGGTTGGGTTTGCCCCCTTAACTTCTAGAGGATCACAGCAGTATCGGGCTCTGACTGTGCCTGAACTGACCCAGCAAATGTGGGATGCCAAGAATATGATGTGTGCAGCTGACCCACGTCACGGTCGATATCTAACTGCTTCAGCTATGTTTCGTGGTAAAATGAGCACTAAAGAGGTTGATGAGCAAATGATAAATGTTCAGAACAAGAACTCTTCATACTTTGTTGAATGGATACCCAACAATGTTAAATCCAGTGTATGTGACATCCCACCTAAGGGTCTCAAGATGGCATCGACCTTTGTAGGGAATTCAACTTCAATCCAGGAGATGTTCAGGCGTGTCAGTGAGCAATTCACGGCAATGTTCAGGCGCAAGGCTTTCTTGCACTGGTACACCGGGGAGGGTATGGATGAAATGGAGTTTACCGAGGCTGAGAGTAACATGAATGATCTGGTGGCTGAATACCAGCAATATCAAGATGCAACAGCTGATGATGATGAGTAcgaggaggaagaagaggagATTGCTGGTTGA
- the LOC110616565 gene encoding putative germin-like protein 2-1: protein MASKTFPLLGFFALTFSFALTCEVPVKDFCVANPSTPVHVNGIPCKDPKQVHASDFLYSGLHNPGDTSNPVGSKVTPVTVVQLPGLNTLGVSMVRIDYAPWGVNPPHLHPRGSEVLVVMEGTLEVGFMTSNPENRLFQKVLKKGDVFVFPIGLIHYQKNVANANAVVIAAFNSQNPGAITVANAVFGSKPLISVDILAKSFQVDKDLISQIQDKF from the exons ATGGCTTCGAAAACCTTTCCACTGTTAGGATTCTTTGCTTTAACTTTCTCTTTTGCTTTAACTTGTGAAGTTCCTGTTAAAGATTTCTGTGTGGCTAACCCCAGTACCCCAG TGCATGTGAATGGAATACCATGCAAGGACCCAAAGCAGGTACATGCAAGTGATTTCTTATATAGTGGACTTCACAATCCAGGCGACACATCTAACCCTGTAGGTTCAAAGGTGACCCCAGTCACAGTAGTCCAATTACCAGGGCTCAACACTCTCGGGGTCTCCATGGTTCGTATAGACTACGCACCATGGGGAGTCAACCCTCCACACTTGCACCCACGAGGTTCAGAGGTATTAGTTGTTATGGAAGGTACCCTTGAAGTAGGGTTCATGACTTCAAACCCAGAAAATCGTCTTTTTCAAAAAGTGCTAAAAAAAGGTGATGTGTTTGTTTTCCCTATTGGTCTCATTCACTACCAGAAAAACGTCGCCAATGCAAATGCTGTTGTCATTGCTGCATTCAATAGCCAAAACCCTGGAGCTATCACCGTCGCTAATGCTGTGTTTGGTTCAAAGCCTTTAATATCCGTTGATATTCTTGCAAAATCTTTCCAGGTTGACAAGGATCTCATTTCTCAAATTCAAGACAAGTTTTAG